Proteins encoded together in one Anopheles darlingi chromosome 3, idAnoDarlMG_H_01, whole genome shotgun sequence window:
- the LOC125953671 gene encoding vacuolar protein-sorting-associated protein 25 — MGALEWPWQYSFPPFFTVQVQARTKEIQLETWKDLVRNYQRHQRQALVDISEDTPLFVNDAISRKLPIDGRLWVMEALEKTGHAVPIDKQKQRWEVYWHTLPEWATLVHDWAVANGMTNTVCTLYELVAGDTTVGEEFHGLEQGVFKKILKTLEARGRCELIAFDDNEGVKFFS; from the exons ATGGGTGCCTTAGAGTGGCCATGGCAGTACTCGTTTCCTCCATTTTTCAC AGTGCAAGTGCAGGCGAGGACGAAAGAAATCCAACTCGAAACGTGGAAGGATCTGGTGCGGAACTATCAGCGACACCAGCGACAGGCTTTGGTCGACATCTCCGAAGACACACCGTTGTTCGTGAATGATGCCATATCGAGGAAGTTGCCGATCGATGGGCGTCTTTGGGTGATGGAGGCACTCGAGAAAACGGGCCACGCAGTCCCGATCGATAAGCAGAAGCAACGGTGGGAAGTTTACTGGCACACACTACCGGAGTGGGCCACGCTAGTGCACGATTGGGCCGTAGCCAACGGGATGACCAACACCGTATGCACGCTGTACGAATTGGTGGCCGGGGACACCACGGTCGGCGAAGAGTTCCACGGACTGGAACAGGGAGTATTTAAGAAGATACTGAAAACACTAGAAGCTCGCGGTCGCTGCGAGCTGATCGCATTTGACGACAATGAGGGTGTAAAGTTTTTCTCGTAA